From the genome of Fusarium keratoplasticum isolate Fu6.1 chromosome 11, whole genome shotgun sequence, one region includes:
- a CDS encoding MFS domain-containing protein → MVGKLDPVKGKRDDYDIATEEHVGMNMTVEPYGPSGFRGLFSSPYVAMCAAFSAIGGLLFGYDQGVISVTLVMEHFLDRFPEVGNDAPGAGFKKGLMTAMITLGAFIGAINQGWIADWISRKRSLMVAVVVFVIGSAIQTGAIDYTMLVIGRFIGGIGIGQLSMVVPLYISEISPPEIRGSLLVFEELSIVIGIVVAFWITYGTKDMTSHWSWQLPFLLQILPGLLLGFGAIFLPYSPRWLASKDREDEALDSLAKLRALPKTDPRVQREWMDIIAEARFQAGILRERHPRLTQRTDYASKIRLELVSWADCLKPGCWRRTLVGAGIMFFQQFSGINALIYYSPTLFGTMGLDSEMQLIMSGVLNVTQLVGVFSSLWTLDRFGRRTILLTGSFLMFVPHLIIAVLVGKFSHDWPNYTAEGWTSVTFLLFYMLAFGASWGPVPWAMPAEVFPSSLRAKGVAISTCSNWINNFIIGLITPPLVQKTGFGAYIFFAVFCLLSLVWVWFCVPETNGKTLEEMDEVFNDRSGVEDITKKERTLREVYDEKVAQDAA, encoded by the exons ATGGTCGGCAAACTTGACCCAGTCAAGGGGAAGCGCGATGACTATGACATCGCAACGGAGGAGCATGTTGGCATGAACATGACCGTGGAACCCTATGGCCCGTCAG GCTTCCGtggcctcttctcttctccctaTGTTGCCATGTGCGCTGCCTTCTCTGCCATCGGTGGCCTCTTATTCGGCTATGACCAGGGGGTAATCAGCGTCACGCTTGTCATGGAGCATTTCCTTGATCGGTTCCCCGAAGTCGGAAACGACGCACCAGGCGCAGGTTTTAAGAAAGGCCTTATGACGGCCATGATCACATTAGGTGCCTTCATCGGCGCTATCAACCAGGGATGGATCGCCGACTGGATATCTCGCAAGCGATCTCTTatggttgctgttgttgtcttTGTAATCGGTTCGGCCATTCAGACCGGTGCTATTGATTATACTATGCTTGTCATCGGTCGGTTCATTGGCGGCATAGGCATTGGACA GCTCTCCATGGTCGTTCCACTATACATCTCTGAAATTTCGCCCCCAGAGATTCGAGGTtctctccttgtcttcgAGGAGCTATCGATTGTTATCGGAATTGTTGTCGCATTTTGGATCACTTATGGAACCAAAGATATGACCAGTCATTGGTCGTGGCAGCTTCCATTCCTTCTGCAAATCCTCcctggccttcttcttggatTCGGCGCAATCTTCCTCCCTTATTCGCCACGCTGGCTGGCATCCAAAGACCGAGAAGACGAAGCCTTAGACAGCCTTGCCAAACTACGAGCCCTCCCCAAAACCGACCCCCGAGTCCAGCgtgaatggatggatatcATCGCTGAGGCACGATTCCAGGCTGGCATTCTCCGAGAGAGGCACCCTCGGCTCACTCAGCGCACCGATTATGCTAGTAAGATTCGACTGGAGCTTGTTAGCTGGGCAGACTGCCTTAAACCTGGATGCTGGCGCCGTACGCTTGTTGGTGCGGGTATTATGTTCTTCCAACAATTTTCTGGAATTAACGCCCTGATTTATTACTCTCCTACGCTCTTTGGCACCATGGGCCTCGACTCTGAGATGCAGCTTATTATGTCAGGTGTCCTCAATGTCACACAGCTGGTTGGtgtcttctcgagcttgtgGACACTTGATCGATTTGGCCGTCGAACTATCCTACTTACTGGCAGCTTCCTGATGTTTGTTCCGCATCTTATTATTGCTGTCTTGGTGGGCAAGTTTTCACATGACTGGCCAAACTATACTGCTGAGGGCTGGACAAGTGTCACGTTCCTGCTCTTCTATATGCTTGCCTTTGGTGCCTCGTGGGGACCCGTCCCTTGGGCCATGCCAGCCGAGGTCTTCCCATCAAGTCTCCGTGCCAAGGGTGTGGCCATTTCGACATGTTCAAACTGGATCAATAACTTCATTATCGGCCTTATCACACCTCCGCTCGTTCAAAAGACCGGCTTTGGTGCTTATATTTTCTTCGCTGTGTTCTGTCTATTGTCTCTGGTTTGGGTTTGGTTCTGTGTGCCGGAGACCAATGGTAAGACtttggaagagatggatgaggTTTTCAACGATAGAAGCGGTGTGGAAGATATCACAAAGAAGGAGCGTACTCTTCGCGAGGTGTATGACGAGAAGGTAGCTCAAGACGCAGCTTGA